Proteins encoded in a region of the Clostridia bacterium genome:
- a CDS encoding response regulator, protein MRAMIVDDEAPALGELIYLLSRYGAVEIAGAFTASVSALEAVQSIRPDVFFLDLSMPRMNGAELAQKILAQMPTARIVFVTAFAKELEGAKGIPAFGSLLKPVNSAKLDELMERLRA, encoded by the coding sequence ATGCGTGCGATGATCGTGGACGACGAGGCTCCGGCCCTGGGCGAGCTGATTTACCTGCTGTCCCGCTACGGCGCCGTGGAGATCGCGGGCGCGTTTACCGCGTCGGTGTCGGCGCTGGAAGCTGTGCAGAGCATACGGCCTGACGTGTTTTTCCTTGACCTGTCCATGCCCCGGATGAACGGCGCGGAGCTGGCGCAAAAGATACTCGCGCAAATGCCCACGGCCCGGATTGTGTTCGTGACCGCCTTCGCGAAAGAGCTCGAAGGCGCTAAGGGCATACCGGCTTTCGGAAGCCTCCTAAAGCCGGTGAACAGCGCGAAGCTGGACGAACTAATGGAACGACTACGGGCGTAA